A region of Pseudomonas marginalis DNA encodes the following proteins:
- the xdhB gene encoding xanthine dehydrogenase molybdopterin binding subunit: protein MSNHHAVEKTQAELAALFAQDLTSGVGRSVKHDSAAKHVSGEAQYIDDRLEFPNQLHLYARMSDRAHARIIRIDTTPCYAFDGVRIVITHEDVPGLKDIGPLLPGDPLLAIDTVQFVGQVVLAVAARDLDTARKAAMAAVIEYEDLEPVLDVVEAFRNKHFVLDSHTHQRGDSTGALATAKHRLQGTLHIGGQEHFYLETQISSVMPTEDGGMIVYCSTQNPTEVQKLVAEVLDVSMNKIVVDMRRMGGGFGGKETQAASPACLCAVVARLTGQPTKMRLPRVEDMLMTGKRHPFYIEYDVGFDDSGRLHGINLELAGNCGCSPDLSNSIVDRAMFHADNAYYLGDATVNGHRCKTNTASNTAYRGFGGPQGMVAIEEVMDAIARHLGLDPLAVRKANYYGKTERNVTHYYQTVEHNMLEEMTAELEASSQYAERREAVRLYNAHSPILKKGLALTPVKFGISFTASFLNQAGALIHIYTDGSIHLNHGGTEMGQGLNTKVAQVVAEVFQVDIDRVQITATNTDKVPNTSPTAASSGADLNGKAAQNAAETIKQRLVEFAARKYDVSEADVEFHNGHVRVREQILSFEALIQQAYFAQVSLSSTGFYKTPKIFYDRSQARGRPFYYFAFGAACCEVIVDTLTGEYKMLRTDILHDVGASLNPAIDIGQVEGGFIQGMGWLTMEELVWNNKGKLETCGPASYKIPAVADMPLDLRVKLVENRKNPEDTVFHSKAVGEPPFMLGIASWCAIKDAVASLADYRHQPKIDAPATPERVLWGCEQMRKLQTATAVETETEMASL from the coding sequence ATGTCTAACCATCACGCCGTGGAAAAAACCCAGGCCGAACTGGCCGCGCTGTTTGCCCAGGACCTGACCTCCGGGGTCGGCCGCAGCGTCAAGCATGACAGCGCCGCCAAGCACGTGTCCGGTGAAGCGCAGTACATCGATGACCGCCTGGAATTCCCCAACCAACTGCACCTGTATGCACGCATGTCCGACCGCGCCCACGCCCGGATCATCCGCATCGACACCACGCCCTGCTACGCCTTCGACGGTGTGCGTATCGTCATCACCCACGAAGACGTGCCGGGCCTGAAAGACATCGGCCCGCTGCTGCCCGGCGACCCCTTGCTGGCCATAGACACGGTGCAGTTCGTCGGCCAGGTGGTTTTGGCCGTGGCCGCCCGCGACCTGGACACCGCACGCAAGGCCGCGATGGCGGCCGTGATCGAATATGAAGACCTGGAGCCCGTGCTGGATGTGGTCGAGGCCTTTCGCAACAAGCACTTCGTGCTCGACAGCCACACCCACCAACGGGGTGATTCGACCGGCGCGCTGGCGACCGCCAAGCACCGCCTCCAGGGCACCCTGCATATCGGCGGCCAGGAACACTTCTACCTGGAAACCCAGATTTCCTCGGTAATGCCCACCGAAGACGGCGGCATGATCGTCTATTGCTCCACGCAGAACCCCACCGAAGTGCAGAAGCTGGTGGCCGAAGTGCTGGATGTGTCGATGAACAAGATCGTCGTCGATATGCGCCGCATGGGCGGCGGTTTCGGCGGCAAGGAAACCCAGGCCGCCAGCCCGGCGTGCCTGTGCGCGGTGGTGGCGCGCCTCACCGGCCAGCCGACCAAGATGCGCCTGCCGCGCGTCGAAGACATGCTGATGACCGGCAAGCGCCACCCCTTCTATATCGAATACGACGTGGGCTTCGACGACAGCGGTCGCCTGCACGGGATCAACCTGGAGCTGGCCGGTAACTGCGGCTGCTCGCCGGACCTGTCCAACTCGATCGTCGACCGCGCCATGTTCCACGCCGACAACGCGTATTACCTGGGCGATGCCACGGTGAACGGCCATCGCTGCAAGACCAACACCGCGTCCAACACCGCCTATCGCGGCTTCGGTGGCCCGCAAGGCATGGTCGCCATCGAGGAAGTGATGGACGCCATCGCGCGCCATCTGGGGCTGGACCCGTTGGCGGTGCGCAAGGCCAATTACTACGGCAAGACCGAGCGCAACGTCACCCACTACTACCAGACCGTCGAGCACAACATGCTCGAAGAGATGACCGCCGAACTTGAAGCCAGCAGCCAATACGCCGAGCGCCGCGAAGCGGTCCGCCTGTACAACGCCCACAGCCCGATCCTGAAAAAAGGCCTGGCGCTGACGCCGGTGAAATTCGGGATCTCGTTCACGGCGAGCTTCCTGAACCAGGCGGGCGCGCTGATCCATATCTACACCGACGGCAGCATCCACCTGAACCACGGCGGCACCGAGATGGGCCAGGGCTTGAACACCAAAGTCGCGCAAGTGGTGGCCGAAGTGTTCCAGGTGGACATCGACCGCGTGCAGATCACCGCCACCAACACCGACAAAGTGCCCAACACCTCGCCGACTGCTGCCTCCAGCGGTGCGGACCTGAACGGCAAGGCCGCCCAGAACGCCGCCGAAACCATCAAGCAACGCCTGGTGGAATTCGCCGCGCGCAAGTACGACGTGAGCGAAGCGGATGTGGAATTTCATAACGGCCATGTGCGCGTGCGCGAGCAGATCCTGAGCTTTGAAGCGCTGATCCAGCAGGCGTATTTCGCCCAGGTCTCGCTGTCGAGCACCGGCTTCTACAAGACCCCGAAAATCTTCTACGACCGCAGCCAGGCCCGCGGTCGCCCGTTCTACTACTTCGCCTTCGGCGCGGCGTGCTGCGAAGTGATCGTCGACACCCTGACCGGCGAATACAAGATGCTGCGCACCGACATCCTCCACGATGTGGGCGCCTCACTGAACCCGGCCATCGACATCGGCCAGGTAGAAGGAGGCTTTATCCAGGGCATGGGCTGGCTGACCATGGAAGAGCTGGTGTGGAACAACAAGGGCAAGCTAGAGACCTGCGGCCCGGCCAGCTACAAGATCCCGGCGGTGGCCGACATGCCTTTGGATTTGCGTGTGAAGCTGGTGGAAAACCGCAAGAACCCGGAAGACACGGTGTTCCATTCCAAGGCCGTGGGCGAGCCACCGTTCATGCTCGGGATTGCCTCGTGGTGCGCGATCAAGGATGCGGTGGCGAGCCTGGCTGATTATCGCCATCAGCCGAAGATCGATGCGCCGGCGACACCGGAGCGGGTGTTGTGGGGGTGTGAGCAGATGCGCAAGTTGCAGACGGCGACAGCTGTCGAGACTGAAACTGAAATGGCTTCGCTCTAG
- the guaD gene encoding guanine deaminase, producing the protein MPLTRKAYRAALLHSIADPAEVGIEASYEYFEDGLLVIENGRISAVGHAADLLPSLPADIDITHYQDALIIPGLIDTHIHLPQTGMVGAYGEQLLDWLNTYTFPCESQFADKAHAEEVAGIFIKELLRNGTTTALVFGSVHPQSVNAFFEAAEKLDLRMIAGKVLMDRNAPDYLTDTAESGYQQSKALIERWHGKGRLHYAVTPRFAPTSTPEQLALAGQLLGEYPDLYMQTHISENKQEVEWVKALFPERSGYLDVYDHYQLLGERSVFAHGVHLCDDECARLAETGSAVAFCPTSNLFLGSGLFNLPMAEKHKLNVGLGTDVGGGTSFSLLQTLNEAYKVMQLQGARLSPFKSLYLATLGGARALRLEDKIGTLQPGTDADFLVLDYNATPLLSYRLKQANNIAETLFVLMTLGDDRTVLQTYAAGQLVHQR; encoded by the coding sequence ATGCCTTTGACTCGCAAAGCCTACCGTGCCGCCCTCCTGCACAGCATCGCCGACCCCGCTGAAGTTGGGATCGAAGCCTCCTACGAGTATTTCGAAGACGGCCTGCTGGTGATCGAAAACGGCCGGATCAGCGCCGTGGGCCATGCCGCCGACCTGCTGCCGAGCTTGCCTGCCGACATCGACATCACCCATTACCAGGATGCGCTAATCATCCCCGGCCTGATCGACACCCATATCCACCTGCCGCAAACCGGCATGGTCGGCGCGTATGGCGAGCAGTTGCTGGACTGGCTCAACACCTACACCTTCCCGTGCGAAAGCCAGTTCGCCGACAAGGCCCACGCCGAAGAAGTCGCAGGCATTTTTATCAAGGAACTGCTGCGCAACGGCACCACCACCGCACTGGTGTTCGGCAGTGTGCATCCGCAGTCGGTGAACGCATTCTTTGAGGCGGCGGAAAAACTCGACCTGCGCATGATCGCCGGCAAGGTGCTGATGGACCGCAACGCTCCGGACTACCTTACCGACACCGCCGAATCCGGCTACCAGCAAAGCAAGGCGCTGATCGAACGCTGGCACGGCAAGGGCCGCCTGCACTACGCGGTCACCCCGCGTTTTGCGCCGACCAGCACGCCGGAACAATTGGCGCTCGCCGGGCAACTGCTGGGCGAGTACCCGGACCTGTACATGCAGACGCACATCAGTGAGAACAAGCAGGAAGTCGAGTGGGTGAAGGCGCTGTTTCCGGAGCGCAGCGGCTATCTGGATGTGTACGACCACTACCAGCTGCTGGGCGAGCGCTCGGTGTTTGCCCACGGCGTGCACCTGTGTGATGACGAGTGCGCACGGTTGGCTGAGACGGGGTCGGCGGTGGCGTTCTGTCCGACCTCGAACCTCTTCCTCGGCAGCGGCCTGTTCAACCTGCCGATGGCCGAGAAACACAAGCTGAATGTCGGCCTGGGCACCGATGTGGGTGGCGGCACCAGTTTCTCGCTGCTGCAAACCTTGAACGAAGCCTACAAGGTCATGCAACTGCAGGGCGCGCGGTTGAGCCCCTTCAAGTCACTGTACCTGGCTACCCTGGGTGGTGCGCGGGCGCTGCGCCTGGAAGACAAGATCGGCACGCTGCAGCCGGGCACCGATGCCGACTTCCTGGTGCTGGACTACAACGCCACGCCGCTGCTGAGCTATCGCTTGAAGCAAGCCAATAACATTGCCGAGACGTTGTTCGTGTTGATGACCCTGGGGGATGATCGGACGGTGTTGCAGACGTATGCGGCCGGCCAACTCGTGCACCAACGCTGA
- the xdhC gene encoding xanthine dehydrogenase accessory protein XdhC, producing MNNWISALADLQNQSEPCVLVTIIEELGSTPRNAGSKMVISAAQTFDTIGGGHLEYKAMQIARDMLVRGQQNTHLERFSLGASLGQCCGGITVLLFEPMGQVQAQIAVFGAGHVGRALVPLLASLPCRVRWIDSREQEFPEHIPQGVRKIVSEEPVDEIADLPVGSYCIVMTHNHALDLELTAALLKRNDFAYFGLIGSKTKRVKFEHRLRDRGFDAAQMQRMRCPMGLSEVKGKLPVEIAISIAGEIIATYNASFGQHTASAEPIAKLLPASRRSQAIN from the coding sequence ATGAACAACTGGATCAGCGCCCTCGCCGACCTGCAAAACCAGAGTGAACCCTGCGTACTGGTGACCATCATCGAAGAGCTCGGCTCCACGCCGCGCAATGCCGGTTCGAAGATGGTGATCAGTGCCGCGCAAACCTTCGACACCATCGGCGGCGGGCACCTGGAATACAAGGCCATGCAGATCGCCCGCGACATGCTTGTGCGTGGCCAGCAGAACACCCATCTGGAGCGCTTCAGCCTCGGCGCCAGCCTGGGCCAGTGCTGCGGTGGCATCACCGTGCTGCTGTTCGAACCCATGGGCCAGGTACAGGCGCAGATCGCGGTGTTCGGCGCCGGCCATGTCGGCCGCGCGCTGGTGCCGTTGCTGGCGAGCCTGCCGTGCCGGGTACGATGGATCGATTCCCGCGAGCAGGAGTTTCCGGAACATATCCCCCAGGGCGTGCGTAAAATCGTCAGCGAAGAGCCGGTGGACGAAATTGCCGACCTGCCGGTGGGCAGTTACTGCATCGTCATGACCCACAATCACGCGCTGGACCTGGAACTCACCGCCGCCCTGCTCAAACGCAATGACTTTGCCTACTTCGGCCTGATCGGCTCGAAGACCAAACGCGTCAAGTTCGAACACCGCCTGCGCGATCGCGGCTTCGACGCCGCGCAGATGCAACGCATGCGTTGCCCCATGGGCCTCAGCGAGGTGAAGGGCAAGTTGCCGGTGGAGATCGCCATCTCCATCGCCGGCGAAATCATCGCCACCTATAACGCCAGTTTCGGCCAGCACACCGCGAGCGCCGAACCCATTGCCAAATTGCTGCCGGCCTCGCGCCGAAGCCAAGCTATCAATTGA